A DNA window from Streptomyces canus contains the following coding sequences:
- a CDS encoding complex I subunit 5 family protein has protein sequence MDDSLPLLVAVPLLGAALLVAGGRLVPRPVAETVGCAVSAGTAALALVLLLNCSPPFLEWAGGWTPVDGQSVGIVLTGDGPGLGMAALASLLTLAALAYSWHYFDEPPRGHAGSFPALLLLFQGGMCGFAIAGDLFNAFVWFELMSVVAYALTGHRVEEARAVQGALTFAVVTSLGAYAMLMGIGLLYARTGELGMHRIGRGLDAHGRPDALVLAAFVLVMTGLLVKAAAVPFHFWLPDAHAVAPTPVCMLLSGVMVELGAFGVWRVYGTVFSGPGGVPAPEFERALVALGALTAVIGAVMCWYQRHIKRLLAYSTVAHTGLFLIGIGVLKPEADDGIALYVLGHAGVKAALFACTGILLDRYGSVDEHALHGRARELKGVAVLFVLGALGLAGLPPFGTALGKSVTEEAVGGPLTVLYVAASAVTAAAVLRVAARVFGGLGPRPEVGSGYETTGSGERPETRHRLSRVPDTMTAVPAVLLAGAVTVGVAPGFAKVVAHSVNETGSAGVFTSVHWTPDGVLLGLVSTVLAGVLAFLAVMRPKPFAAPERALPLRRLQSGHVGDYVAWVLVGTTVLGALTLPGMLGG, from the coding sequence ATGGACGATTCGCTGCCCCTGCTGGTGGCCGTACCGCTGCTCGGCGCCGCCCTGCTGGTCGCCGGCGGCCGCCTGGTGCCCCGGCCCGTCGCCGAGACCGTCGGCTGCGCGGTCTCCGCGGGCACGGCTGCCCTCGCCCTCGTCCTCCTGCTGAACTGCTCCCCGCCCTTCCTGGAGTGGGCCGGCGGTTGGACACCCGTGGACGGACAGAGCGTCGGCATCGTCCTGACCGGGGACGGCCCCGGCCTCGGCATGGCCGCGCTCGCCTCCCTGCTCACCCTGGCGGCACTGGCGTACTCCTGGCACTACTTCGACGAACCGCCGCGCGGCCATGCCGGTTCCTTCCCCGCGCTCCTGCTGCTCTTCCAGGGCGGCATGTGCGGGTTCGCGATCGCGGGTGACCTGTTCAACGCGTTCGTGTGGTTCGAGCTGATGAGTGTCGTGGCGTACGCCCTCACCGGGCACCGGGTCGAGGAGGCCAGGGCCGTGCAGGGCGCGCTGACCTTCGCGGTCGTCACCTCGCTCGGCGCCTACGCCATGCTCATGGGCATCGGGCTGCTGTACGCGCGCACCGGCGAACTCGGCATGCACCGGATCGGGCGCGGGCTGGACGCGCACGGACGCCCCGACGCCCTGGTCCTCGCCGCGTTCGTCCTGGTCATGACCGGACTGCTGGTCAAGGCGGCCGCCGTCCCCTTCCACTTCTGGCTGCCCGACGCGCACGCCGTAGCCCCCACCCCGGTGTGCATGCTGCTGTCGGGTGTCATGGTCGAACTCGGCGCCTTCGGCGTCTGGCGCGTCTACGGCACGGTCTTCTCCGGACCCGGCGGCGTCCCGGCCCCCGAGTTCGAGCGGGCCCTCGTGGCGCTGGGCGCGCTGACGGCCGTGATCGGCGCCGTGATGTGCTGGTACCAGCGGCACATCAAACGGCTCCTGGCGTACTCGACGGTCGCCCACACCGGGCTCTTCCTCATCGGCATCGGCGTTCTCAAGCCCGAGGCCGACGACGGGATCGCCCTGTACGTCCTCGGCCACGCCGGAGTGAAGGCGGCGCTGTTCGCGTGCACCGGCATCCTCCTCGACCGGTACGGCAGCGTCGACGAGCACGCCCTGCACGGCAGGGCCCGCGAACTGAAGGGCGTCGCCGTGCTGTTCGTCCTGGGAGCCCTCGGCCTGGCGGGCCTGCCGCCGTTCGGCACGGCACTCGGCAAGTCGGTGACGGAGGAGGCCGTGGGAGGCCCGCTCACGGTGCTGTACGTGGCGGCGAGCGCGGTGACCGCCGCGGCCGTGCTGCGGGTCGCCGCCCGGGTGTTCGGCGGCCTGGGCCCCAGGCCCGAGGTCGGTTCGGGGTACGAGACCACCGGCTCCGGTGAGCGGCCCGAGACCCGTCACCGGCTCAGCCGGGTCCCGGACACCATGACGGCGGTGCCTGCCGTACTGCTCGCCGGAGCCGTGACCGTCGGCGTGGCCCCCGGTTTCGCGAAGGTGGTCGCGCACTCCGTGAACGAGACCGGGTCCGCGGGGGTGTTCACCTCCGTCCACTGGACCCCGGACGGGGTCCTGCTGGGCCTGGTCTCGACCGTGCTGGCCGGTGTCCTCGCCTTCCTCGCCGTCATGCGCCCGAAGCCGTTCGCCGCACCGGAGCGGGCGCTGCCGCTACGGCGTCTGCAGTCCGGGCACGTCGGCGACTATGTGGCATGGGTGCTGGTGGGCACCACCGTGCTCGGCGCCCTCACCCTGCCGGGCATGCTCGGCGGCTGA
- a CDS encoding DUF4230 domain-containing protein encodes MTTPIRRVSRRMPGWAKILTAVVVVLVVFFAGIRFSVLPGLKDLFGTETHDRSGPALLESIQDISRYDAASGNFQVVVDLEKDTKYLPDAIRGSRTLYVGAGAVDAYVDLGKVAKNDVTVNEDRTAATLHLPHAQLGKATLDADRSYAVSKQRGLLDRLGDFFSDNPNSEQAVQKLAVKHITEAAKESELTKRAETNTTNMLKGLLNSLGFKKVEVTYGS; translated from the coding sequence ATGACGACTCCCATCAGGCGCGTGTCCAGGCGCATGCCCGGCTGGGCGAAGATACTCACCGCCGTCGTGGTGGTGCTCGTGGTGTTCTTCGCCGGGATCCGGTTCAGTGTGCTTCCTGGCCTCAAGGACCTGTTCGGCACGGAGACCCACGACCGTTCGGGTCCCGCACTTCTGGAGTCCATCCAGGACATCAGCCGTTACGACGCCGCCTCCGGCAATTTCCAGGTCGTCGTGGACCTGGAGAAGGACACCAAGTACCTGCCCGACGCGATCCGCGGCTCCCGCACCCTGTATGTCGGGGCGGGCGCCGTCGACGCCTACGTCGACCTCGGCAAGGTCGCCAAGAACGACGTGACGGTCAACGAGGACCGCACGGCCGCCACCCTCCACCTGCCGCACGCGCAGCTCGGCAAGGCCACGCTGGACGCCGACCGCTCCTACGCGGTCTCCAAGCAACGCGGTCTGCTCGACCGGCTCGGTGACTTCTTCTCCGACAACCCGAACAGCGAACAGGCTGTGCAGAAGCTCGCGGTGAAGCACATCACCGAGGCGGCGAAGGAGAGCGAGCTGACCAAACGGGCCGAGACCAACACCACCAACATGCTCAAGGGACTGCTGAACTCGCTCGGCTTCAAGAAGGTCGAGGTCACCTACGGCAGCTGA
- a CDS encoding cytochrome P450 yields MSTDSTSRTLRPMHRIPLPENGPPRLTTLATGTPVWLVTRYADVRQVLMDPRFNRKSLRDADAPPLLVVPNLLDSPDGLLNQDGPPHQLLRGTVQRAFTPRAIARWRPWTASVVETLLDDLAGQPQPADIVEGFTRRLPVSVISRLMGLEHADWERIRDWADHALSGGAHSAEEVGAAMREFGQFCAELVAERRKEPGDDLVSALVVAGDGLGIEEPRLVVLVLGLVVAGHETTMTALGNIVVHLLTDGRQAWPGLAESQEAAEAAVEQLLRTIPLSEGRVLPGLIRRAVEEVEVGGVTIPAGAVVAVQTNAANRDPDVFPQTDETDLFAPLTTPSVVFGAGPHHCLGAWLARLELGLALHRLAVRFPGLRAEFTPETIEWREGQMTRGPLRLPVSW; encoded by the coding sequence ATGAGCACAGACAGCACGTCCCGCACCCTTCGTCCCATGCACCGCATCCCCCTGCCCGAGAACGGCCCGCCCCGGCTCACCACCCTGGCCACCGGCACCCCGGTGTGGCTCGTGACCCGCTACGCCGACGTGCGTCAGGTGCTCATGGACCCCCGCTTCAACAGGAAGTCCCTCAGGGACGCGGACGCCCCGCCGCTTCTCGTCGTACCGAACCTGCTGGACTCCCCGGACGGCCTCCTCAACCAGGACGGCCCGCCCCACCAACTGCTGCGGGGCACGGTCCAGCGGGCCTTCACCCCACGCGCGATCGCCCGCTGGCGGCCCTGGACCGCCTCCGTGGTGGAGACCCTCCTCGACGACCTCGCGGGGCAGCCGCAACCCGCCGACATCGTCGAGGGGTTCACCCGCCGGCTGCCGGTGTCGGTGATCTCCCGGCTGATGGGCCTGGAACACGCCGACTGGGAGCGCATCCGGGACTGGGCCGACCACGCCCTGTCCGGAGGTGCGCACAGTGCCGAGGAAGTCGGCGCGGCCATGCGGGAGTTCGGTCAGTTCTGCGCGGAGCTGGTCGCCGAGCGGCGCAAGGAGCCGGGCGACGATCTGGTGAGCGCCCTGGTCGTCGCCGGGGACGGCCTCGGGATCGAGGAGCCCCGACTGGTCGTCCTGGTCCTGGGCCTGGTCGTCGCCGGACACGAGACGACGATGACCGCCCTCGGCAACATCGTCGTCCACCTCCTCACCGACGGCCGGCAGGCCTGGCCGGGCCTCGCCGAGAGCCAGGAAGCGGCCGAGGCCGCGGTCGAACAACTCCTGCGCACGATCCCGTTGAGCGAGGGCAGGGTGCTGCCCGGGCTGATCCGCCGGGCCGTGGAGGAGGTCGAGGTCGGCGGGGTGACGATTCCCGCCGGTGCGGTGGTCGCCGTCCAGACCAACGCGGCGAACAGGGACCCCGACGTCTTCCCGCAGACCGACGAGACCGATCTGTTCGCCCCTCTCACGACCCCGAGCGTGGTCTTCGGTGCCGGTCCCCACCACTGCCTGGGCGCATGGCTGGCCCGCCTGGAGCTGGGGCTGGCCCTGCATCGGCTGGCGGTCCGGTTCCCGGGACTGCGGGCCGAGTTCACGCCGGAGACGATCGAGTGGCGGGAGGGACAGATGACACGGGGGCCGCTGCGGTTGCCGGTGTCCTGGTGA
- the otr(A) gene encoding tetracycline resistance ribosomal protection protein Otr(A) codes for MHTLNIGILAHVDAGKTSLTERLLFDHGAIDRLGSVDTGDTRTDDGTIERQRGITIRSAVASFTVGDTRINLIDTPGHSDFIAEVERALEVLDGAVLLLSAVEGVQAQTRVLMRTLRRLRLPTLVFVNKIDRAGARAEGLLADIRRRLTPHVAPLTQVAGIGTSDAHVKVLVKDDRRLAEALADVDPDILTAVVDGPAPTPEDLDKALAARTADGSFHPVFFGSALGGQGIPELVEGMIRLIPRPPATCAGDPRGTVFAVRPGPGGERTAYLRLYGGEVTERQRLTLLRREADGTTSRVSGRVTRLAGPLTAGNIAALTFSSGLRVGDRLGELTERAPQFAPPTLETLVTARHPEQAARLRSALLTLTDQDPLIHARPTTGGATTLLLYGEVQMEVLAATLAQDFGVEADFEPARVRYLERPRGTGVAGEENPWHLGTRYWATIGLRVEPGERGSGGGFAYETELGALPRAFHQAIEETVHASMRTGLTGATVTDYRVVLVRSGFVGPLSTAADFRGLTPIVLRRALEQAGTRLFEPYHAFEAEVPLDALAPVTAQLASAGAEFTGTTGGSTAWLITGELPARRVREIELRLPGLTRGEGVWWSRPAGDRELKPH; via the coding sequence ATGCACACCCTGAACATCGGCATTCTGGCCCACGTCGACGCCGGTAAGACCAGCCTCACCGAGCGCCTGCTGTTCGACCACGGCGCGATCGACCGGCTCGGCAGCGTCGACACCGGTGACACCCGCACGGACGACGGCACGATCGAGCGGCAGCGCGGCATCACCATCCGCTCAGCGGTCGCCTCCTTCACCGTCGGCGACACCCGGATCAACCTCATCGACACCCCGGGCCACTCCGACTTCATCGCCGAGGTCGAGCGCGCCCTGGAGGTACTCGACGGCGCGGTGCTGCTGCTGTCCGCCGTGGAGGGCGTGCAGGCGCAGACCCGGGTACTGATGCGGACCCTGCGCAGACTGCGGCTGCCCACCCTGGTCTTCGTCAACAAGATCGACCGGGCGGGCGCCCGCGCCGAGGGCCTGCTCGCCGACATCCGGCGCCGGCTGACGCCGCACGTCGCCCCGCTGACGCAGGTGGCGGGCATCGGCACGTCCGACGCCCACGTGAAGGTCCTCGTGAAAGACGACCGGCGACTGGCCGAGGCTCTCGCCGATGTGGACCCGGACATCCTCACCGCGGTCGTGGACGGCCCCGCGCCCACCCCGGAAGACCTCGACAAAGCCCTTGCCGCCCGCACCGCCGACGGCTCCTTCCACCCGGTGTTCTTCGGCTCCGCCCTCGGCGGCCAGGGCATCCCCGAACTGGTCGAGGGGATGATCCGACTGATCCCCCGCCCTCCCGCGACATGCGCGGGTGATCCGCGCGGGACGGTGTTCGCAGTGCGGCCCGGACCCGGCGGCGAGCGCACCGCGTATCTGCGGCTCTACGGCGGTGAGGTGACCGAACGGCAGCGCCTCACCCTCCTCAGGCGCGAGGCCGACGGGACGACCAGCCGGGTGTCCGGGCGGGTCACCCGTCTCGCCGGGCCGCTGACCGCGGGGAACATCGCGGCGCTGACCTTCTCCTCGGGCCTTCGCGTGGGCGACCGGCTCGGCGAACTCACCGAGCGCGCACCGCAGTTCGCGCCCCCGACCCTGGAAACTCTGGTCACCGCCCGTCACCCCGAACAGGCGGCTCGGCTGCGCTCGGCGCTGCTGACCCTCACCGACCAGGACCCGCTGATCCACGCCCGTCCCACGACCGGGGGCGCCACCACACTGCTCCTGTACGGCGAGGTCCAGATGGAGGTGCTCGCGGCGACCCTCGCCCAGGACTTCGGCGTCGAGGCGGACTTCGAGCCGGCCCGGGTCCGGTATCTGGAGCGACCGCGCGGCACCGGGGTAGCGGGCGAAGAGAATCCATGGCATCTCGGGACCCGCTACTGGGCGACGATCGGACTGCGGGTCGAGCCGGGCGAGCGGGGCTCCGGCGGGGGGTTCGCGTACGAGACGGAACTCGGCGCACTCCCCCGGGCGTTCCACCAGGCCATCGAGGAGACGGTCCACGCGAGCATGCGGACCGGGCTGACGGGGGCGACCGTGACGGACTACCGGGTCGTCCTCGTCCGTTCCGGTTTTGTCGGGCCGCTCAGTACGGCCGCCGACTTCCGGGGGCTCACGCCGATCGTGCTGCGCCGGGCTCTGGAGCAGGCCGGGACGCGACTGTTCGAGCCGTACCACGCGTTCGAGGCGGAGGTCCCCCTCGACGCGCTGGCCCCGGTGACCGCGCAACTCGCCTCGGCGGGGGCCGAGTTCACGGGCACGACCGGCGGCTCCACCGCATGGCTGATCACCGGGGAGCTCCCGGCCCGGAGGGTGCGCGAGATCGAACTCCGACTGCCCGGTCTCACGCGCGGTGAAGGGGTGTGGTGGTCCAGGCCCGCGGGCGACCGGGAGCTCAAGCCTCACTAG
- a CDS encoding ribose-phosphate diphosphokinase has protein sequence MRDIAVFSGSAHPELAAEVCAHLGVPLSPTRVSRFANDCLEVQLQANCRERDVFLIQPLVRPVQEHLVELLLMCDAARGASARRITVVMPHYSYARSDKKDEPRISLGGRLVADLMVSAGASRVLAMTLHSPQVHGFFSVPVDHLHALRELAAHFRRYDLSRTTVVSPDLGNAKEAAAFARLIGAQVAAGAKQRFADDRVSISDVIGEVAGRDVIVLDDEIAKGSTVLELLDRLRELGPRSIRVACTHGLFADGALKRIGEQPDVLEIVCTNTVPVPDEERTDKLRILSIAPALAEAVRRIHNGESVSALFDAPRSE, from the coding sequence GTGCGAGACATCGCCGTGTTCAGCGGTAGCGCCCACCCCGAGCTGGCGGCCGAGGTCTGCGCGCATCTCGGTGTGCCGCTCAGCCCTACCCGGGTCAGCCGGTTCGCCAACGACTGCCTGGAGGTGCAGCTCCAGGCGAACTGCCGGGAGCGGGATGTCTTCCTCATCCAGCCGCTGGTCAGGCCGGTCCAGGAGCATCTGGTGGAGCTGCTGCTGATGTGCGACGCGGCACGCGGTGCCTCGGCGCGCCGGATCACCGTCGTCATGCCGCACTACTCCTACGCCCGCTCCGACAAGAAGGACGAGCCCCGCATCTCCCTCGGCGGGCGGCTCGTCGCCGACCTGATGGTGTCGGCAGGAGCGAGCCGTGTCCTCGCCATGACCCTGCACTCCCCGCAGGTGCACGGCTTCTTCTCGGTGCCCGTCGACCACCTGCACGCCCTGCGCGAGCTGGCCGCGCACTTCCGGCGGTACGACCTCTCCCGCACCACCGTCGTCTCCCCGGACCTCGGCAACGCCAAGGAGGCGGCCGCCTTCGCCCGGTTGATCGGCGCCCAGGTGGCCGCGGGCGCCAAGCAGCGGTTCGCCGACGACCGGGTCAGCATCAGCGACGTCATCGGCGAGGTCGCCGGACGGGACGTCATCGTGCTGGACGACGAGATCGCCAAGGGCAGCACGGTCCTGGAACTGCTCGACAGACTGAGGGAGTTGGGTCCGCGCTCCATCCGGGTCGCGTGCACGCACGGCCTGTTCGCGGACGGTGCCCTCAAGAGGATCGGCGAGCAGCCCGACGTACTGGAGATCGTGTGCACCAACACCGTGCCGGTCCCCGACGAGGAGCGCACCGACAAGCTGCGGATCCTGTCCATCGCCCCCGCGCTCGCCGAGGCCGTACGGCGCATTCACAACGGTGAGTCCGTCAGCGCCCTGTTCGACGCGCCCCGGAGCGAATAG
- a CDS encoding anti-sigma factor antagonist (This anti-anti-sigma factor, or anti-sigma factor antagonist, belongs to a family that includes characterized members SpoIIAA, RsbV, RsfA, and RsfB.), translating into MCTHPMPPVEPVGGDVVVQQESAPLSRHLRVHQDRGHTVLEFRGEIDIAAAVELLPHLDRVTGRPGARLVIDLSAVEFFDCSGLRLLYRARSRVLDNNGRLLLVCTHPLTLRVIRVTGLARLLPPLPSLDAALGQPEATSETL; encoded by the coding sequence ATGTGCACGCACCCCATGCCGCCTGTGGAGCCGGTTGGAGGCGATGTCGTCGTGCAGCAGGAATCCGCACCGCTGTCCCGGCATCTGCGCGTCCACCAGGACCGCGGTCACACGGTGCTGGAGTTCCGCGGGGAGATCGACATCGCCGCGGCCGTGGAGCTCCTCCCCCACCTGGACCGCGTCACGGGGCGTCCCGGCGCACGGCTGGTCATCGACCTCAGTGCCGTGGAGTTCTTCGACTGCTCCGGCCTTCGGCTGCTGTACCGGGCCCGTTCGCGGGTGCTCGACAACAACGGCAGGCTGCTCCTGGTCTGCACACATCCGCTCACCCTGCGGGTCATCCGGGTGACCGGCCTGGCCCGGCTGCTGCCCCCGCTGCCGTCGCTGGACGCGGCCCTGGGCCAGCCCGAGGCCACGTCCGAGACGTTATGA
- a CDS encoding MarR family winged helix-turn-helix transcriptional regulator — protein sequence MLDTQVTKAPPSLLYMVKQVELVVRSHLDELVRPSGITALQYTALTVLERHDGLSAAQLARDSFVTAQSIADLVRSLETRGLVRRERNPKNRRELLILLTEEGRALLAQHEGPVRELEERMVRDLTAHQTEQFRQALTRAWHALS from the coding sequence ATGCTCGACACACAGGTGACCAAGGCGCCCCCGTCGCTCCTCTACATGGTGAAACAGGTGGAACTCGTCGTCCGTTCCCATCTGGACGAGCTGGTCAGGCCGTCCGGGATCACCGCTCTGCAGTACACGGCCCTCACGGTCCTCGAACGGCACGACGGACTGTCGGCGGCTCAACTGGCCCGGGACTCGTTCGTCACCGCCCAGTCGATCGCCGATCTCGTGCGTTCCCTCGAGACCCGCGGACTGGTGCGCCGGGAGCGCAACCCGAAGAACCGCCGCGAACTGCTGATCCTGCTGACCGAGGAGGGGCGCGCGCTGCTCGCACAGCACGAGGGCCCCGTACGGGAGCTGGAGGAGCGGATGGTGCGGGACCTCACCGCGCACCAGACCGAGCAGTTCCGTCAAGCGCTGACCAGAGCCTGGCACGCCCTGTCGTGA
- a CDS encoding aldehyde dehydrogenase family protein: MSPIEIEPGRLFVGGQWREAADGARTEVVDPSRGAVVTTVAEAGAADVDAAVRSAREAFDGGAWSGLSGRERGRILHRVAELIRENADELAQLESLDVGKPISLCHAVDVTNAANDYEHFAALAHSLDGAVRNTPMNALAYTKREPLGVVAAITPFNFPLILAGSKIGPALAAGNTVVHKPADETPLSALYMAGLFQRAGVPDGVVNVVTGTGPVAGEALLRHRGVDKVAFTGSTAIGRHVAATAGEALKPVTIELGGNAANIVFEDADLEKAVGAIIKAFVFNTGQFCMGGPRLLVARSVHSTLLGILADAVPGVPVGDPRDPGTVVGPMAGEKHLKKVEEYVDLARKEGGRIVCGGERLDLDGGFYYKPTVIADLSNDSRVVQEEIFGPVLTVQPFDTEDEAVALANSTPYGLASGVQTTNLARAHRVADRLQAGIVWVNDWAMLDPAVPFGGVKDSGYGREYGPEALDAYTRVKSVVVSLD, translated from the coding sequence ATGTCCCCCATCGAGATCGAACCCGGACGGCTGTTTGTGGGCGGCCAGTGGCGTGAGGCCGCCGACGGCGCACGCACCGAGGTGGTCGACCCGTCCCGGGGCGCGGTCGTCACCACCGTCGCCGAGGCCGGAGCCGCCGACGTGGACGCGGCCGTCCGCTCCGCCCGGGAGGCCTTCGACGGCGGCGCCTGGTCCGGACTCAGCGGTCGTGAGCGGGGCCGGATCCTGCACCGGGTCGCCGAGCTGATCCGCGAGAACGCCGACGAACTCGCCCAGCTGGAGAGCCTGGACGTCGGCAAGCCGATCTCGCTGTGCCACGCCGTGGACGTGACCAACGCGGCCAACGACTACGAACACTTCGCGGCCCTCGCTCACTCCCTGGACGGCGCCGTCCGGAACACGCCCATGAACGCCCTCGCGTACACCAAGCGCGAGCCGCTCGGCGTGGTCGCCGCGATCACCCCGTTCAACTTCCCGCTGATCCTCGCCGGTTCCAAGATCGGCCCCGCGCTCGCCGCCGGCAACACGGTCGTGCACAAGCCGGCCGACGAGACCCCGCTCAGCGCCCTCTACATGGCCGGACTGTTCCAGCGGGCCGGCGTCCCGGACGGCGTCGTCAACGTGGTCACCGGCACCGGGCCGGTGGCCGGCGAGGCCCTGCTGCGCCACCGCGGGGTCGACAAGGTCGCCTTCACCGGCTCCACCGCGATCGGCCGGCACGTGGCGGCCACCGCGGGCGAGGCGCTCAAGCCCGTCACCATAGAGCTCGGCGGCAACGCGGCCAACATCGTCTTCGAGGACGCCGACCTGGAGAAGGCGGTCGGCGCGATCATCAAGGCGTTCGTCTTCAACACCGGCCAGTTCTGCATGGGCGGCCCGCGCCTGCTCGTGGCCCGCTCGGTCCACAGCACCCTGCTGGGCATCCTCGCCGACGCCGTGCCCGGCGTGCCGGTCGGCGACCCGCGCGACCCCGGGACCGTCGTCGGTCCTATGGCGGGGGAGAAGCACCTGAAGAAGGTCGAGGAGTACGTCGACCTGGCCCGCAAGGAGGGCGGCCGGATCGTCTGCGGCGGTGAGCGCCTCGACCTCGACGGCGGCTTCTACTACAAGCCCACCGTGATCGCCGACCTCTCCAACGACTCCCGGGTCGTGCAGGAGGAGATCTTCGGACCGGTGCTGACCGTGCAGCCCTTCGACACCGAGGACGAGGCCGTCGCCCTCGCCAACTCCACGCCGTACGGCCTGGCCTCGGGCGTCCAGACCACGAACCTCGCCCGCGCGCACCGGGTCGCCGACCGACTCCAGGCGGGCATCGTCTGGGTCAACGACTGGGCGATGCTCGACCCCGCGGTGCCGTTCGGCGGGGTCAAGGACTCCGGCTACGGCCGCGAGTACGGCCCCGAGGCGCTCGACGCCTACACCAGGGTCAAGTCCGTCGTCGTCTCGCTCGACTGA
- a CDS encoding NAD(P)-dependent alcohol dehydrogenase, whose amino-acid sequence MPTTTRAAVVESGGAPFTLSDIELDEPGPHEALVRMVATGLCHTDLGVASGGLPFPLPGVLGHEGAGVVEAVGSAVTGVAPGDHVVLSFTSCGDCRNCDGGHPAYCAAWLPLNLLGGRRADGTSTISRDGEPLGGHFFGQSSFAERALVDERSLVKVDQDVPLESIAPLGCGVQTGVGAVWNVLKPVTGSTIVVLGAGAVGLSAVMAAALTPATTIVAVDRVGERLALARELGATHTVNAAEEDLGETLAAITGGQGADGIVETTGNVNVLRQGVDALGARGTVVVVGAPPFGTEVSLDVNGLLGGKRVVGLTLGDAETQSFIPALVRLVKEGRLPLHRLISTYPFADIDQAVRDMGAGKAIKPVLTF is encoded by the coding sequence ATGCCCACCACCACCCGCGCCGCCGTCGTCGAGTCCGGCGGAGCACCCTTCACCCTCTCCGACATCGAACTCGACGAGCCCGGACCGCACGAGGCGCTCGTCCGCATGGTCGCCACCGGTCTGTGCCACACCGACCTCGGGGTGGCGAGCGGCGGACTGCCCTTCCCGCTGCCCGGCGTCCTCGGACACGAGGGCGCGGGAGTCGTCGAGGCCGTCGGATCGGCCGTCACCGGCGTCGCCCCCGGCGACCACGTCGTACTGTCCTTCACCTCCTGCGGCGACTGCCGCAACTGCGACGGCGGCCACCCCGCCTACTGTGCCGCCTGGCTGCCGCTGAACCTCCTCGGCGGCCGCCGGGCCGACGGCACCAGCACCATCAGCCGCGACGGCGAGCCGCTCGGCGGGCACTTCTTCGGCCAGTCCTCGTTCGCCGAGCGTGCCCTGGTCGACGAGCGCAGCCTCGTCAAGGTCGACCAGGACGTGCCGCTGGAGTCCATCGCCCCGCTCGGCTGCGGAGTGCAGACCGGCGTCGGCGCCGTGTGGAACGTCCTGAAGCCGGTCACCGGTTCCACGATCGTCGTGCTCGGCGCCGGAGCGGTCGGCCTCTCCGCCGTCATGGCCGCCGCCCTCACCCCCGCCACGACGATCGTCGCTGTCGACCGGGTCGGCGAACGCCTCGCCTTGGCACGGGAGTTGGGCGCCACCCACACCGTCAACGCGGCCGAGGAGGACCTCGGCGAGACGCTCGCAGCCATCACCGGTGGTCAGGGCGCGGACGGCATCGTGGAGACCACGGGCAACGTCAACGTCCTGCGCCAGGGCGTCGACGCGCTCGGCGCGCGCGGCACGGTGGTCGTCGTGGGCGCACCGCCGTTCGGCACCGAGGTCTCCCTCGACGTCAACGGGCTCCTCGGCGGCAAGCGCGTCGTCGGCCTCACCCTCGGCGACGCCGAGACACAGAGCTTCATCCCCGCCCTGGTCCGTCTGGTGAAGGAGGGACGCCTCCCGCTGCACCGCCTGATCAGCACCTATCCGTTCGCGGACATCGACCAGGCGGTGCGGGACATGGGCGCGGGCAAGGCGATCAAGCCCGTGCTGACGTTCTGA